In Humulus lupulus chromosome 6, drHumLupu1.1, whole genome shotgun sequence, a single genomic region encodes these proteins:
- the LOC133785174 gene encoding uncharacterized protein LOC133785174 — MIDYILKVKTLSDQLATTSEKVFDRDQVLYLLPGLSADYNSFIVSITSKSKGVTFEHVTNLLLAHESCLEQQLYVDESTPIVANLAYRPYSNSHRQQSWNHSSRKSHFSGPSFHNAPKNNSSDRGSSTGSRVTCQLCLRLGHTAYQYYRRFDPHLPPPNASTSLPTPPISPMITKFQHSCR, encoded by the coding sequence ATGATTGACTATATTCTAAAAGTCAAGACCCTATCTGATCAACTTGCCACTACCTCTGAAAAAGTCTTTGATAGGGATCAGGTTTTGTATCTTCTTCCCGGGCTTAGTGCTGACTACAACTCTTTTATAGTGTCAATCACTTCTAAATCCAAAGGTGTtacttttgagcatgttaccaaCTTACTTCTTGCTCATGAATCTTGCTTGGAACAAcaactttatgttgatgaatCTACGCCAATTGTTGCTAATCTTGCTTATCGACCATACTCAAACTCTCATCGCCAACAATCTTGGAATCATTCTTCAAGGAAAAGTCATTTCTCCGGGCCATCATTCCACAATGCCCCAAAGAACAATTCTTCTGACCGAGGATCTTCCACTGGTTCAAGAGTTACTTGCCAACTCTGTCTTCGCCTAGGCCATACTGCATATCAATATTACAGAAGGTTTGATCCACATCTACCCCCACCCAATGCCTCAACCTCACTTCCTACACCACCCATCTCTCCCATGATTACAAAATTCCAACACAGTTGCCGATGA